The Drosophila mauritiana strain mau12 chromosome 2R, ASM438214v1, whole genome shotgun sequence genome has a segment encoding these proteins:
- the LOC117137847 gene encoding peroxiredoxin-6-like: protein MRLGQTVPNFEADTTKGPIKFHEWQGNSWVVLFSHPADFTPVCTTELGRIAVHQPEFAKRNTKCLAHSVDALHSHVDWVNDIKSYCLDILGDFPYPIIADPTRDLAVSLGMLDEEQKKDPEVGKTIRALFIISPDHKVRLSMFYPMSTGRNVDEILRTIDSLQLTDRLKVVATPANWTPGTKVMILPTVTDEEAHKLFPKGFDKVSMPSGVNYVRTTENY, encoded by the exons ATGCGTTTGGGACAGACCGTACCTAACTTCGAGGCCGACACAACCAAGGGGCCCATTAAATTCCACGAGTGGCAGGGCAACTC CTGGGTGGTGCTCTTCTCTCACCCCGCCGACTTCACGCCCGTCTGCACCACTGAGCTGGGCAGGATTGCGGTGCACCAGCCGGAGTTCGCCAAGCGGAACACCAAGTGCCTGGCGCATTCCGTTGACGCATTGCACTCGCACGTGGACTGGGTGAACGACATCAAGAGCTATTGCCTGGACATTCTCGGGGACTTCCCCTACCCGATCATCGCCGACCCCACTCGCGACCTGGCCGTCAGCCTGGGCATGCTCGACGAGGAGCAGAAGAAGGATCCCGAGGTGGGCAAGACCATCCGCGCCCTGTTCATCATCAGTCCGGACCATAAGGTGCGCCTCTCCATGTTCTACCCCATGTCCACTGGTCGCAACGTTGA TGAGATCCTGAGGACCATTGACTCCCTGCAGCTGACTGATCGCCTCAAGGTGGTGGCCACTCCCGCCAACTGGACC CCCGGCACTAAGGTCATGATCCTGCCCACTGTCACCGATGAGGAGGCTCACAAACTCTTCCCCAAGGGATTTGACAAGGTATCCATGCCGTCTGGAGTAAACTACGTTCGCACCACTGAGAACTACTGA
- the LOC117136501 gene encoding HIG1 domain family member 1C-like → MSSNSLFETDEDVAQANKLSRKVRESPFMLVGIAGFVAAGLVGAYKYRNRGTMSTSVFLMQLRVAAQGTVVGCLTAGLAYTMAKEYLFHEEPKSNTRAGE, encoded by the coding sequence ATGAGTTCCAATTCTCTGTTCGAAACCGACGAAGATGTCGCTCAGGCCAACAAGTTATCCCGGAAAGTGAGGGAATCCCCCTTCATGCTGGTTGGTATTGCCGGATTCGTGGCCGCAGGTTTGGTTGGAGCCTACAAATATCGGAACCGAGGCACCATGAGCACCAGCGTCTTTCTGATGCAGTTGCGTGTGGCTGCCCAGGGAACCGTCGTCGGATGTTTGACAGCCGGATTGGCGTACACAATGGCCAAGGAGTACCTGTTCCACGAGGAACCGAAAAGCAATACCAGGGCAGGCGAATAA
- the LOC117136495 gene encoding peroxisomal membrane protein 11C-like produces MAKFINEIGELLDSCRAREVLLEVLCQSAQLVIGYQIKRSPDLNNVGSEDSGEPPVLRYTVDSGLHDYEPDRITAVLTVMSNAVDLLFYPVDTICWLTRHKVFDVKKQETWRYVNSILSMVSAYLNVVRISRIFLQDGYKLSHFDVLSLAHFSIDLLHTICSLPRGYLWGMKHSSLYMGVIGTVSAGLGICQILTKRRLPK; encoded by the coding sequence ATGGCAAAGTTTATAAATGAGATCGGTGAACTCCTCGATTCCTGTAGAGCTCGAGAGGTTTTGTTGGAGGTATTATGCCAAAGTGCCCAATTGGTAATAGGATACCAAATCAAGCGGAGTCCAGACCTAAACAATGTGGGCTCAGAAGACTCTGGGGAGCCACCTGTGCTTCGGTACACTGTGGACAGCGGACTGCACGACTATGAACCGGATCGCATTACGGCTGTATTGACGGTGATGTCGAATGCGGTGGATCTGCTTTTCTATCCGGTCGACACCATTTGCTGGCTGACCAGGCACAAAGTTTTCGATGTCAAAAAACAGGAGACCTGGCGCTATGTGAACTCCATACTCAGCATGGTCTCTGCCTACCTAAACGTCGTGAGAATATCAAGGATTTTCTTACAAGATGGCTATAAACTGAGCCACTTTGATGTTTTGTCCCTTGCACACTTTTCGATCGATCTGCTTCACACTATCTGCAGTTTGCCAAGGGGTTACCTGTGGGGCATGAAGCATTCATCCCTTTACATGGGAGTTATTGGCACCGTTTCTGCTGGACTGGGAATTTGCCAGATCTTGACCAAAAGAAGGCTGCCCAAGTag
- the LOC117136492 gene encoding peroxiredoxin-6-like: protein MRLGQTVPNFEADTTKGPIKFHEWQGNSWVVLFSHPADFTPVCTTELGRIAVHQPEFAKRNTKCLAHSVDALHSHVDWVNDIKSYCLDILGDFPYPIIADPTRDLAVSLGMLDEEQKKDPEVGKTIRALFIISPDHKVRLSMFYPMSTGRNVDEILRTIDSLQLTDRLKVVATPANWTPGTKVMILPTVTDEEAHKLFPKGFDKVSMPSGVNYVRTTENY from the exons ATGCGTTTGGGACAGACCGTACCTAACTTCGAGGCCGACACAACCAAGGGGCCCATTAAATTCCACGAGTGGCAGGGCAACTC CTGGGTGGTGCTCTTCTCTCACCCCGCCGACTTCACGCCCGTCTGCACCACTGAGCTGGGCAGGATTGCGGTGCACCAGCCGGAGTTCGCCAAGCGGAACACCAAGTGCCTGGCGCATTCCGTTGACGCATTGCACTCGCACGTGGACTGGGTGAACGACATCAAGAGCTATTGCCTGGACATTCTCGGGGACTTCCCCTACCCGATCATCGCCGACCCCACTCGCGACCTGGCCGTCAGCCTGGGCATGCTCGACGAGGAGCAGAAGAAGGATCCCGAGGTGGGCAAGACCATCCGTGCCCTGTTCATCATCAGTCCGGACCATAAGGTGCGCCTCTCCATGTTCTACCCCATGTCCACTGGTCGCAACGTTGA TGAGATCCTGAGGACCATTGACTCCCTGCAGCTGACTGATCGCCTCAAGGTGGTGGCCACTCCCGCCAACTGGACC CCTGGCACTAAGGTCATGATCCTGCCCACTGTCACCGATGAGGAGGCTCACAAACTCTTCCCCAAGGGATTTGACAAGGTATCCATGCCGTCTGGAGTAAACTACGTTCGCACCACTGAGAACTACTGA
- the LOC117136493 gene encoding peroxiredoxin-6-like, translating to MRLGQTVPNFEADTTKGPIKFHEWQGNSWVVLFSHPADFTPVCTTELGRIAVHQPEFAKRNTKCLAHSVDALHSHVDWVNDIKSYCLDILGDFPYPIIADPTRDLAVSLGMLDEEQKKDPEVGKTIRALFIISPDHKVRLSMFYPMSTGRNVDEILRTIDSLQLTDRLKVVATPANWTPGTKVMILPTVTDEEAHKLFPKGFDKVSMPSGVNYVRTTENY from the exons ATGCGTTTGGGACAGACCGTACCTAACTTCGAGGCCGACACAACCAAGGGGCCCATTAAATTCCACGAGTGGCAGGGCAACTC CTGGGTGGTGCTCTTCTCTCACCCCGCCGACTTCACGCCCGTCTGCACCACTGAGCTGGGCAGGATTGCGGTGCACCAGCCGGAGTTCGCCAAGCGGAACACCAAGTGCCTGGCGCATTCCGTTGACGCATTGCACTCGCACGTGGACTGGGTGAACGACATCAAGAGCTATTGCCTGGACATTCTCGGGGACTTCCCCTACCCGATCATCGCCGACCCCACTCGCGACCTGGCCGTCAGCCTGGGCATGCTCGACGAGGAGCAGAAGAAGGATCCCGAGGTGGGCAAGACCATCCGTGCCCTGTTCATCATCAGTCCGGACCATAAGGTGCGCCTCTCCATGTTCTACCCCATGTCCACTGGTCGCAACGTTGA TGAGATCCTGAGGACCATTGACTCCCTGCAGCTGACTGATCGCCTCAAGGTGGTGGCCACTCCCGCCAACTGGACC CCTGGCACTAAGGTCATGATCCTGCCCACTGTCACCGATGAGGAGGCTCACAAACTCTTCCCCAAGGGATTTGACAAGGTATCCATGCCGTCTGGAGTAAACTACGTTCGCACCACTGAGAACTATTAA
- the LOC117136494 gene encoding peroxiredoxin-6-like: MRLGQTVPNFEADTTKGPIKFHEWQGNSWVVLFSHPADFTPVCTTELGRIAVHQPEFAKRNTKCLAHSVDALHSHVDWVNDIKSYCLDIPGDFPYPIIADPTRDLAVSLGMLDEEQKKDPEVGKTIRALFIISPDHKVRLSMFYPMSTGRNVDEILRTIDSLQLTDRLKVVATPANWTPGTKVMILPTVTDEEAHKLFPKGFDKVSMPSGVNYVRTTENY, encoded by the exons ATGCGTTTGGGACAGACCGTACCTAACTTCGAGGCCGACACAACCAAGGGGCCCATTAAATTCCACGAGTGGCAGGGCAACTC CTGGGTGGTGCTCTTCTCTCACCCCGCCGACTTCACGCCCGTCTGCACCACTGAGCTGGGCAGGATTGCGGTGCACCAGCCGGAGTTCGCCAAGCGGAACACCAAGTGCCTGGCGCATTCCGTTGACGCATTGCACTCGCACGTGGACTGGGTGAACGACATCAAGAGCTATTGCCTGGACATTCCCGGGGACTTCCCCTACCCGATCATCGCCGACCCCACTCGCGACCTGGCCGTCAGCCTGGGCATGCTCGACGAGGAGCAGAAGAAGGATCCCGAGGTGGGCAAGACCATCCGCGCCCTGTTCATCATCAGTCCGGACCATAAGGTGCGCCTCTCCATGTTCTACCCCATGTCCACTGGTCGCAACGTTGA TGAGATCCTGAGGACCATTGACTCCCTGCAGCTGACTGATCGCCTCAAGGTGGTGGCCACTCCCGCCAACTGGACC CCTGGCACTAAGGTCATGATCCTGCCCACTGTCACCGATGAGGAGGCTCACAAACTCTTCCCCAAGGGATTTGACAAGGTATCCATGCCGTCTGGAGTAAACTACGTTCGCACCACTGAGAACTATTAA